In a genomic window of Scyliorhinus torazame isolate Kashiwa2021f chromosome 5, sScyTor2.1, whole genome shotgun sequence:
- the LOC140419641 gene encoding uncharacterized protein: MEKPWKCGDCGKGCRAPSQLEIHRRIHTGERPFSCSQCGKGFSHLYALQAHQRIHTGERPFICSQCGKGFTQLSHLQAHQRVHTGEKPFTTSECGKGFIDSSSLQKHQRIHTGERPFTCSPCGKGFINSSTLLRHQRIHTGERPFTCSQCGKGFTQLSSLQTHQRVHTGERPFTCSQCGKGFINSSTLQTHQRVHTGERPFTCPVCGKGFINSSNLQAHQRVQTGERPFTCSQCGKGFTRLSNLQAHQRVHTGERPFICSQCGKGFSQLSHLQAHQRVHTGERPFTCSQCGKGFIDSSSLLRHQRIHTGEKPFTCSLCEKRFTCLYNLQTHQRIHTGEKPFTCS, from the coding sequence atggagaaaccgtggaaatgtggggactgtgggaagggatgcagagccccatctcagctggagattcatcgccgcattcacaccggagagaggccgttcagctgctctcagtgtgggaagggattcagtcatttatatgccctgcaggcacaccagcgaattcatactggggagaggccattcatctgctctcagtgtgggaagggattcactcagttatctcacctgcaggcacaccagcgagttcacactggggagaagccattcaccacctctgaatgtgggaagggattcattgattcatccagcctgcagaaacaccagcggattcacactggggagaggccattcacctgctctccgtgtggaaagggattcattaattcatctaccctgctgagacatcagcgaattcacactggggagaggccattcacctgctctcagtgtggaaagggattcacacagttatccagtctgcagacacaccagcgagttcacactggagagaggccattcacctgctctcagtgtgggaagggattcattaattcatccaccctgcagacacaccagcgagttcacactggagagaggccattcacctgccctgtgtgcgggaagggattcattaattcatccaacctgcaggcacaccagcgagttcagactggagagaggccattcacctgctcgcagtgtgggaagggattcactcggttatctaacctgcaggcacaccagcgagttcacactggagagaggccattcatctgctcgcagtgtgggaagggattctctcagttatctcacctgcaggcacaccagcgagttcacactggagagagaccattcacctgttctcagtgtgggaagggattcattgattcatccagcctgctgagacatcagcgaatccacactggggagaaaccattcacctgctccctctgtgagaagagattcacatgtttatacaacctgcagacacaccagcgaattcacactggggagaagccattcacctgctcttag
- the LOC140421767 gene encoding uncharacterized protein: RSHTGERPFTCSKCGRGFIQLAALQNHQRVHSRERPFTCSECGKVFTVSANLLKHQRVHTDERPFQCPDCGKCYKDSGCLIRHQRVHTDERPFRCSQCGTGFSRAYYLTEHQQIHTGERPFTCSKCAKGFTRSFDLQNHQRIHTGEMPFVCTMCGKGFTHSSALQNHQHIHTGGRPFNCSKCGKGFTRSSHLQRHRRIHTGERPFICTKCGKGFTELSALRKHQRIHTEERPFICAKCGKEFMRSSHLHSHQQIHTGERPFVCIKCGKGFTTSSHLLRHQQGHK, translated from the coding sequence cgcagtcacactggagagagaccattcacctgctccaagtgtgggagggGATTTATTCAGTTAGCGGCcctgcagaatcaccagcgagttcactccagggagagaccattcacctgctcagagtgtgggaaagtaTTTACTGTTTCagccaacctgctgaaacaccagcgagttcacactgatgagagaccgtttcaatgtccagactgtgggaagtgctataaagatTCTGGGTGTCTGattcgccatcaacgtgttcacactgatgagagaccgttcaggtgctcacaGTGTGGGACTGGATTCAGTCGAGCATATTACCTCACtgaacatcagcaaattcacactggggagaggccattcacctgctccaagtgtgcaaagggattcactcgatcatttgacctgcagaaccaccagcgaattcacactggagagatgcCATTTGTTTGCaccatgtgtgggaaaggattcactcactcaTCCGCACTGCAGAACCACCAGCATATTCATACTGGGGGGAGACCGTTcaactgctccaagtgtgggaaaggattcacgcggtcatcccacctgcagaggcaccggcgaattcacactggggagaggccattcatctgcaccaagtgtgggaagggattcactgagttatccgccctgcggaagcaccagcgaattcacactgaggagagaccattcatctgtgcCAAGTGTGGGAAAGAATTCATGCGGTCATCCCACCTGCACagtcaccagcaaattcacactggggagaggccattcgtctgcatcaagtgtgggaagggattcaccacttcatcccacctgctgagacaccaacaaggccacaagtaa